In a single window of the Anguilla rostrata isolate EN2019 chromosome 4, ASM1855537v3, whole genome shotgun sequence genome:
- the LOC135252993 gene encoding ceramide synthase 2-like isoform X3, giving the protein MYPTWPDICGHLTSNISSKIMGINMELIHPIHTESEIITLAQQCDITHRQVETWFRQRRNQDRPRNTKKFCEACWRFVFYLVAFLAGLASLIDKPWFWDSKECWNGYPYQAITEAQYWYYTLELGFYWSLVLCISVDVKRKDFKEQIIHHIATIFLIGLSYSCNYVRVGTIVMLVHDSSDFLMESAKMFNYAGWRKTCDTLFVAFAVVFLVTRLLIFPFRVIHSTLFLFLDVFDPFFGYYVFNALLLVLQALHIFWAWLIVRMIYKFAFMGKVERDERSDEESEFEEEDEQQEKEDEDDDKEESSWEQRKDALNSKFTTLSDNCVLKNLTKQRSNRSSRLPKAR; this is encoded by the exons ATGTACCCTACATGGCCAGACATATGTGGACacttgacatccaacatctcatccaaaattatgggcattaatatggagttgatccACCCTATCCACACTGAG AGTGAGATCATAACCTTGGCCCAgcagtgtgacatcactcatAGACAGGTTGAGACCTGGTTCCGTCAACGCAGAAACCAGGACAGGCCTCGCAACACCAAGAAGTTCTGCGAGGCCTG CTGGAGGTTTGTCTTCTACCTCGTTGCTTTTTTGGCTGGTCTTGCATCTCTGATTGAT AAACCCTGGTTCTGGGATTCTAAAGAGTGTTGGAATGGATACCCCTACCAA GCTATTACTGAGGCTCAGTACTGGTACTACACTTTGGAGCTGGGCTTCTACTGGTCCCTGGTGCTCTGCATTTCTGTGGACGTCAAGCGAAAA GATTTTAAAGAGCAGATCATTCACCACATTGCCACCATTTTCCTGATTGGATTATCTTACAGCTGCAACTATGTGCGTGTCGGCACCATTGTGATGCTTGTTCACGACTCCTCAGATTTCCTGATGGAG TCTGCCAAGATGTTCAACTATGCCGGCTGGAGGAAGACCTGTGACACCTTGTTTGTCGCCTTTGCAGTAGTCTTCCTGGTCACGCGTCTGCTGATATTTCCATTCAG AGTCATCCACTCAACCCTGTTCTTGTTCCTGGATGTGTTCGACCCCTTCTTCGGCTACTACGTCTTCAACGCCCTCCTGCTGGTACTCCAGGCACTCCATATCTTCTGGGCCTGGCTGATCGTCCGCATGATCTACAAATTTGCCTTCATGGGCAAG GTGGAGCGCGACGAACGCAGTGACGAGGAGAGTGAGTTTGAGGAGGAAGACGAGCAGCAGGAGAAagaggatgaagatgatgacAAAGAAGAGTCCAGCTGGGAGCAAAGAAAAGATGCCCTAAACTCCAAATTCACCACGCTGTCTGACAACTGTGTCCTCAAAAACTTAACCAAACAGAGGAGCAATAGAAGTAGCAGGCTCCCTAAAGCAAGATAG
- the lsm7 gene encoding U6 snRNA-associated Sm-like protein LSm7 isoform X3, with product MAVSEIASLLASFYLMHASVVSLKTAVPWWLEINDKEKKKKESIFDLSKYIDKTIRVKFQGGREASGVLKGFDPLLNLVLDGTIEYMRDPDDQYKLTEDTRQLGLVVCRGTSVVLICPQDGMEAIPNPFVQQQEGEIVVVTGGHFLDEVVWYSVDWVRVFQSARGNWVDGPSMQKSRHNHCSVGLGYELFVLGGSMDEGPIADVERLMLGAESWVNVSPMVRAVERAAVVAMGSCIYIACGLDENGEVYSGIQRYQVQTDQWDVVSYSPLPRYDLLATKLNGALYLFGGQALRLDVTTDEWTVIEEVCLEKKFFTGCSTANGQVYLVGERKGNKTLPNMVLLDPYTDTCIEMDNSIPCPLPVRGCVTIRVTS from the exons ATGGCGGTGAGTGAAATAGCAAGCCTGCTTGCAAGTTTCTATTTGATGCATGCTTCTGTTGTTAGTTTAAAAACAGCTGTGCCCTGGTGGCTAGAAATTAAC gacaaagaaaaaaagaagaaggagagtATATTCGACCTCTCAAAATACATCGATAAGACCATCCGAGTGAAATTTCAGGGAGGACGAGAAG CAAGCGGAGTCCTTAAAGGCTTTGATCCTCTATTGAACTTGGTGTTGGATGGCACGATAGAGTATATGCGAG ACCCAGATGATCAGTATAAACTGACGGAGGACACGCGACAACTGGGCCTGGTGGTGTGTCGAGGGACGTCCGTGGTGCTTATCTGTCCGCAGGACGGCATGGAGGCCATTCCGAATCCCTTTGTCCAGCAACAGGAGG GGGAAATTGTGGTTGTGACGGGGGGTCACTTCCTCGATGAGGTGGTGTGGTACAGCGTGGACTGGGTGCGAGTGTTCCAGTCTGCGCGAGGTAACTGGGTGGACGGACCCTCCATGCAGAAGTCCCGGCACAACCACTGCTCCGTGGGGCTCGGGTACGAGCTGTTTGTCCTGGGTGGCAGCATGGATGAGGGGCCCATAGCAGACGTGGAGCGGTTGATGCTGGGAGCAGAGAGCTGGGTGAACGTCAGCCCCATGGTGCGGGCAGTGGAGAGAGCGGCTGTGGTCGCCATGGGCTCCTGCATCTACATAGCCTGTGGCTTGGATGAAAATGGAGAGGTCTACAGTGGCATCCAAAGGTACCAGGTGCAGACGGACCAATGGGATGTAGTCTCCTACTCCCCACTCCCACG GTATGACCTCCTTGCCACCAAACTGAACGGCGCGCTATACCTGTTTGGAGGTCAGGCCCTGCGACTAGACGTGACAACGGATGAGTGGACAGTTATAGAGGAAGTGTGTCTGGAGAAGAAATTCTTCACAGGCTGCAGCACTGCCAATGGCCAAGTATACCTGGTGGGGGAGCGTAAAGGTAACAAGACCCTCCCCAACATGGTGCTCCTGGACCCTTATACTGACACCTGTATAGAAATGGACAACAGCATCCCGTGTCCTCTACCAGTCCGTGGCTGTGTCACCATCAGGGTTACTTCCTGA
- the lsm7 gene encoding U6 snRNA-associated Sm-like protein LSm7 isoform X2 yields the protein MACKKSEQEVCDLNTTTSSKLHAGDLDSAHEYPCVTSEELEREMVPDVVLQVDTESFLVNRQRLAGLSPYFRALFYGGGLESTKSHIEIKGVRLEQFRTLMEYARSSILALDRENVLAILETADYLQLEKARLLCCKFLERELHLSNCLGMMAYAWQLGCLELYAVALEVALTHLPALACEEDFMYLSKENVADLLSSDDLFLPREDFAFEVALRWAAFDPSREDDFRELAGLVRPEFLSLSYISELLTSVKGSDPRAKLICKLDSNPPASWAEPRSVPRLRPQESLYMLGGPHDHDEQMLYQFHPHCGLWKSCAPLKRKHLTHYAVAAVGEIVVVTGGHFLDEVVWYSVDWVRVFQSARGNWVDGPSMQKSRHNHCSVGLGYELFVLGGSMDEGPIADVERLMLGAESWVNVSPMVRAVERAAVVAMGSCIYIACGLDENGEVYSGIQRYDLLATKLNGALYLFGGQALRLDVTTDEWTVIEEVCLEKKFFTGCSTANGQVYLVGERKGNKTLPNMVLLDPYTDTCIEMDNSIPCPLPVRGCVTIRVTS from the exons ATGGCCTGCAAAAAGTCAGAGCAGGAGGTCTGTGATCTGAACACCACAACGTCCTCCAAGTTGCATGCTGGGGACTTGGACTCTGCCCACGAATACCCCTGCGTGACCTCTGAGGAGCTAGAGAGGGAGATGGTGCCAGACGTGGTCCTTCAGGTTGACACGGAGAGTTTCCTGGTGAACCGACAGAGGCTAGCAGGCTTGAGCCCTTACTTCCGGGCCCTGTTTTACGGGGGAGGCCTAGAGAGCACAAAGAGCCACATTGAGATCAAAGGGGTTCGCTTGGAACAATTCCGCACCCTGATGGAATACGCACGCAGCTCCATTTTGGCCTTGGACAGGGAGAATGTGCTGGCTATTCTGGAAACCGCAGACTACCTTCAGCTGGAGAAGGCAAGGTTGCTGTGCTGCAAGTTCCTGGAGAGGGAGCTGCACCTGAGTAACTGTCTGGGCATGATGGCCTACGCCTGGCAGCTGGGCTGCCTGGAACTGTATGCGGTGGCGCTGGAGGTGGCTCTCACCCACCTGCCTGCTCTGGCGTGCGAGGAGGACTTCATGTACCTGTCCAAGGAGAATGTGGCCGACCTCCTCTCAAGCGATGACCTGTTCCTGCCGCGGGAGGACTTTGCATTCGAGGTTGCCCTGCGCTGGGCGGCTTTCGACCCCAGCCGCGAGGATGACTTCCGGGAGCTGGCTGGGCTGGTGAGGCCTGAGTTCCTCAGTCTGTCTTACATCAGCGAACTGCTGACCAGTGTCAAGGGCTCTGACCCCCGTGCCAAGCTCATCTGCAAACTGGACTCCAACCCTCCGGCCAGCTGGGCTGAACCACGATCCGTGCCTCGACTCAGGCCCCAGGAGTCTCTCTACATGCTTGGTGGGCCCCATGACCATGACGAGCAGATGCTGTACCAGTTCCATCCCCATTGTGGGCTGTGGAAGTCCTGTGCACCCCTCAAAAGGAAACATCTCACACACTATGCTGTGGCAGCAGTAG GGGAAATTGTGGTTGTGACGGGGGGTCACTTCCTCGATGAGGTGGTGTGGTACAGCGTGGACTGGGTGCGAGTGTTCCAGTCTGCGCGAGGTAACTGGGTGGACGGACCCTCCATGCAGAAGTCCCGGCACAACCACTGCTCCGTGGGGCTCGGGTACGAGCTGTTTGTCCTGGGTGGCAGCATGGATGAGGGGCCCATAGCAGACGTGGAGCGGTTGATGCTGGGAGCAGAGAGCTGGGTGAACGTCAGCCCCATGGTGCGGGCAGTGGAGAGAGCGGCTGTGGTCGCCATGGGCTCCTGCATCTACATAGCCTGTGGCTTGGATGAAAATGGAGAGGTCTACAGTGGCATCCAAAG GTATGACCTCCTTGCCACCAAACTGAACGGCGCGCTATACCTGTTTGGAGGTCAGGCCCTGCGACTAGACGTGACAACGGATGAGTGGACAGTTATAGAGGAAGTGTGTCTGGAGAAGAAATTCTTCACAGGCTGCAGCACTGCCAATGGCCAAGTATACCTGGTGGGGGAGCGTAAAGGTAACAAGACCCTCCCCAACATGGTGCTCCTGGACCCTTATACTGACACCTGTATAGAAATGGACAACAGCATCCCGTGTCCTCTACCAGTCCGTGGCTGTGTCACCATCAGGGTTACTTCCTGA
- the lsm7 gene encoding U6 snRNA-associated Sm-like protein LSm7 isoform X4 yields the protein MHASVVSLKTAVPWWLEINVNILFIILILTDKEKKKKESIFDLSKYIDKTIRVKFQGGREASGVLKGFDPLLNLVLDGTIEYMRDPDDQYKLTEDTRQLGLVVCRGTSVVLICPQDGMEAIPNPFVQQQEGEIVVVTGGHFLDEVVWYSVDWVRVFQSARGNWVDGPSMQKSRHNHCSVGLGYELFVLGGSMDEGPIADVERLMLGAESWVNVSPMVRAVERAAVVAMGSCIYIACGLDENGEVYSGIQRYQVQTDQWDVVSYSPLPRYDLLATKLNGALYLFGGQALRLDVTTDEWTVIEEVCLEKKFFTGCSTANGQVYLVGERKGNKTLPNMVLLDPYTDTCIEMDNSIPCPLPVRGCVTIRVTS from the exons ATGCATGCTTCTGTTGTTAGTTTAAAAACAGCTGTGCCCTGGTGGCTAGAAATTAACGTAAATATTCTGTTTATAATCCTGATTTTAACT gacaaagaaaaaaagaagaaggagagtATATTCGACCTCTCAAAATACATCGATAAGACCATCCGAGTGAAATTTCAGGGAGGACGAGAAG CAAGCGGAGTCCTTAAAGGCTTTGATCCTCTATTGAACTTGGTGTTGGATGGCACGATAGAGTATATGCGAG ACCCAGATGATCAGTATAAACTGACGGAGGACACGCGACAACTGGGCCTGGTGGTGTGTCGAGGGACGTCCGTGGTGCTTATCTGTCCGCAGGACGGCATGGAGGCCATTCCGAATCCCTTTGTCCAGCAACAGGAGG GGGAAATTGTGGTTGTGACGGGGGGTCACTTCCTCGATGAGGTGGTGTGGTACAGCGTGGACTGGGTGCGAGTGTTCCAGTCTGCGCGAGGTAACTGGGTGGACGGACCCTCCATGCAGAAGTCCCGGCACAACCACTGCTCCGTGGGGCTCGGGTACGAGCTGTTTGTCCTGGGTGGCAGCATGGATGAGGGGCCCATAGCAGACGTGGAGCGGTTGATGCTGGGAGCAGAGAGCTGGGTGAACGTCAGCCCCATGGTGCGGGCAGTGGAGAGAGCGGCTGTGGTCGCCATGGGCTCCTGCATCTACATAGCCTGTGGCTTGGATGAAAATGGAGAGGTCTACAGTGGCATCCAAAGGTACCAGGTGCAGACGGACCAATGGGATGTAGTCTCCTACTCCCCACTCCCACG GTATGACCTCCTTGCCACCAAACTGAACGGCGCGCTATACCTGTTTGGAGGTCAGGCCCTGCGACTAGACGTGACAACGGATGAGTGGACAGTTATAGAGGAAGTGTGTCTGGAGAAGAAATTCTTCACAGGCTGCAGCACTGCCAATGGCCAAGTATACCTGGTGGGGGAGCGTAAAGGTAACAAGACCCTCCCCAACATGGTGCTCCTGGACCCTTATACTGACACCTGTATAGAAATGGACAACAGCATCCCGTGTCCTCTACCAGTCCGTGGCTGTGTCACCATCAGGGTTACTTCCTGA
- the lsm7 gene encoding U6 snRNA-associated Sm-like protein LSm7 isoform X5, translated as MADKEKKKKESIFDLSKYIDKTIRVKFQGGREASGVLKGFDPLLNLVLDGTIEYMRDPDDQYKLTEDTRQLGLVVCRGTSVVLICPQDGMEAIPNPFVQQQEGEIVVVTGGHFLDEVVWYSVDWVRVFQSARGNWVDGPSMQKSRHNHCSVGLGYELFVLGGSMDEGPIADVERLMLGAESWVNVSPMVRAVERAAVVAMGSCIYIACGLDENGEVYSGIQRYQVQTDQWDVVSYSPLPRYDLLATKLNGALYLFGGQALRLDVTTDEWTVIEEVCLEKKFFTGCSTANGQVYLVGERKGNKTLPNMVLLDPYTDTCIEMDNSIPCPLPVRGCVTIRVTS; from the exons ATGGCG gacaaagaaaaaaagaagaaggagagtATATTCGACCTCTCAAAATACATCGATAAGACCATCCGAGTGAAATTTCAGGGAGGACGAGAAG CAAGCGGAGTCCTTAAAGGCTTTGATCCTCTATTGAACTTGGTGTTGGATGGCACGATAGAGTATATGCGAG ACCCAGATGATCAGTATAAACTGACGGAGGACACGCGACAACTGGGCCTGGTGGTGTGTCGAGGGACGTCCGTGGTGCTTATCTGTCCGCAGGACGGCATGGAGGCCATTCCGAATCCCTTTGTCCAGCAACAGGAGG GGGAAATTGTGGTTGTGACGGGGGGTCACTTCCTCGATGAGGTGGTGTGGTACAGCGTGGACTGGGTGCGAGTGTTCCAGTCTGCGCGAGGTAACTGGGTGGACGGACCCTCCATGCAGAAGTCCCGGCACAACCACTGCTCCGTGGGGCTCGGGTACGAGCTGTTTGTCCTGGGTGGCAGCATGGATGAGGGGCCCATAGCAGACGTGGAGCGGTTGATGCTGGGAGCAGAGAGCTGGGTGAACGTCAGCCCCATGGTGCGGGCAGTGGAGAGAGCGGCTGTGGTCGCCATGGGCTCCTGCATCTACATAGCCTGTGGCTTGGATGAAAATGGAGAGGTCTACAGTGGCATCCAAAGGTACCAGGTGCAGACGGACCAATGGGATGTAGTCTCCTACTCCCCACTCCCACG GTATGACCTCCTTGCCACCAAACTGAACGGCGCGCTATACCTGTTTGGAGGTCAGGCCCTGCGACTAGACGTGACAACGGATGAGTGGACAGTTATAGAGGAAGTGTGTCTGGAGAAGAAATTCTTCACAGGCTGCAGCACTGCCAATGGCCAAGTATACCTGGTGGGGGAGCGTAAAGGTAACAAGACCCTCCCCAACATGGTGCTCCTGGACCCTTATACTGACACCTGTATAGAAATGGACAACAGCATCCCGTGTCCTCTACCAGTCCGTGGCTGTGTCACCATCAGGGTTACTTCCTGA
- the lsm7 gene encoding U6 snRNA-associated Sm-like protein LSm7 isoform X1 produces the protein MACKKSEQEVCDLNTTTSSKLHAGDLDSAHEYPCVTSEELEREMVPDVVLQVDTESFLVNRQRLAGLSPYFRALFYGGGLESTKSHIEIKGVRLEQFRTLMEYARSSILALDRENVLAILETADYLQLEKARLLCCKFLERELHLSNCLGMMAYAWQLGCLELYAVALEVALTHLPALACEEDFMYLSKENVADLLSSDDLFLPREDFAFEVALRWAAFDPSREDDFRELAGLVRPEFLSLSYISELLTSVKGSDPRAKLICKLDSNPPASWAEPRSVPRLRPQESLYMLGGPHDHDEQMLYQFHPHCGLWKSCAPLKRKHLTHYAVAAVGEIVVVTGGHFLDEVVWYSVDWVRVFQSARGNWVDGPSMQKSRHNHCSVGLGYELFVLGGSMDEGPIADVERLMLGAESWVNVSPMVRAVERAAVVAMGSCIYIACGLDENGEVYSGIQRYQVQTDQWDVVSYSPLPRYDLLATKLNGALYLFGGQALRLDVTTDEWTVIEEVCLEKKFFTGCSTANGQVYLVGERKGNKTLPNMVLLDPYTDTCIEMDNSIPCPLPVRGCVTIRVTS, from the exons ATGGCCTGCAAAAAGTCAGAGCAGGAGGTCTGTGATCTGAACACCACAACGTCCTCCAAGTTGCATGCTGGGGACTTGGACTCTGCCCACGAATACCCCTGCGTGACCTCTGAGGAGCTAGAGAGGGAGATGGTGCCAGACGTGGTCCTTCAGGTTGACACGGAGAGTTTCCTGGTGAACCGACAGAGGCTAGCAGGCTTGAGCCCTTACTTCCGGGCCCTGTTTTACGGGGGAGGCCTAGAGAGCACAAAGAGCCACATTGAGATCAAAGGGGTTCGCTTGGAACAATTCCGCACCCTGATGGAATACGCACGCAGCTCCATTTTGGCCTTGGACAGGGAGAATGTGCTGGCTATTCTGGAAACCGCAGACTACCTTCAGCTGGAGAAGGCAAGGTTGCTGTGCTGCAAGTTCCTGGAGAGGGAGCTGCACCTGAGTAACTGTCTGGGCATGATGGCCTACGCCTGGCAGCTGGGCTGCCTGGAACTGTATGCGGTGGCGCTGGAGGTGGCTCTCACCCACCTGCCTGCTCTGGCGTGCGAGGAGGACTTCATGTACCTGTCCAAGGAGAATGTGGCCGACCTCCTCTCAAGCGATGACCTGTTCCTGCCGCGGGAGGACTTTGCATTCGAGGTTGCCCTGCGCTGGGCGGCTTTCGACCCCAGCCGCGAGGATGACTTCCGGGAGCTGGCTGGGCTGGTGAGGCCTGAGTTCCTCAGTCTGTCTTACATCAGCGAACTGCTGACCAGTGTCAAGGGCTCTGACCCCCGTGCCAAGCTCATCTGCAAACTGGACTCCAACCCTCCGGCCAGCTGGGCTGAACCACGATCCGTGCCTCGACTCAGGCCCCAGGAGTCTCTCTACATGCTTGGTGGGCCCCATGACCATGACGAGCAGATGCTGTACCAGTTCCATCCCCATTGTGGGCTGTGGAAGTCCTGTGCACCCCTCAAAAGGAAACATCTCACACACTATGCTGTGGCAGCAGTAG GGGAAATTGTGGTTGTGACGGGGGGTCACTTCCTCGATGAGGTGGTGTGGTACAGCGTGGACTGGGTGCGAGTGTTCCAGTCTGCGCGAGGTAACTGGGTGGACGGACCCTCCATGCAGAAGTCCCGGCACAACCACTGCTCCGTGGGGCTCGGGTACGAGCTGTTTGTCCTGGGTGGCAGCATGGATGAGGGGCCCATAGCAGACGTGGAGCGGTTGATGCTGGGAGCAGAGAGCTGGGTGAACGTCAGCCCCATGGTGCGGGCAGTGGAGAGAGCGGCTGTGGTCGCCATGGGCTCCTGCATCTACATAGCCTGTGGCTTGGATGAAAATGGAGAGGTCTACAGTGGCATCCAAAGGTACCAGGTGCAGACGGACCAATGGGATGTAGTCTCCTACTCCCCACTCCCACG GTATGACCTCCTTGCCACCAAACTGAACGGCGCGCTATACCTGTTTGGAGGTCAGGCCCTGCGACTAGACGTGACAACGGATGAGTGGACAGTTATAGAGGAAGTGTGTCTGGAGAAGAAATTCTTCACAGGCTGCAGCACTGCCAATGGCCAAGTATACCTGGTGGGGGAGCGTAAAGGTAACAAGACCCTCCCCAACATGGTGCTCCTGGACCCTTATACTGACACCTGTATAGAAATGGACAACAGCATCCCGTGTCCTCTACCAGTCCGTGGCTGTGTCACCATCAGGGTTACTTCCTGA